The following proteins are encoded in a genomic region of Helicobacter macacae MIT 99-5501:
- a CDS encoding DedA family protein → MNTLAQNLLSKLKSHTKSIVLSLIALIALGVLLFYGQKSDFSLEEAIIEIWDTYVEKWGYVILFFWSVLEGELGLIFAGIAAHTGHLNVFLAIFVAGLGGFAGDQIYFYIGRFNKGYIQKQLISQRRKLALAHLLLQKYGWSIIFIQRYMYGMRTIIPISIGITRYNALKFALINLLSAWIWAAITITIAWLLGEQILEILQVFKSHPYIFICLAGAFLGGVLWFFNSRTRKIDTQIDKLQKQLQSKDTKNAKS, encoded by the coding sequence ATGAATACCCTAGCCCAAAATCTCCTAAGCAAACTAAAATCACACACCAAAAGTATTGTCCTCTCGCTTATAGCACTAATCGCACTAGGAGTGCTACTTTTTTATGGGCAAAAAAGTGATTTTTCACTAGAAGAAGCAATCATTGAGATATGGGATACTTATGTGGAGAAGTGGGGGTATGTGATTTTGTTTTTTTGGAGTGTGCTAGAGGGCGAGCTAGGACTGATTTTTGCAGGGATTGCAGCGCACACAGGACATCTAAATGTCTTTTTGGCAATCTTTGTCGCAGGGCTTGGAGGCTTTGCAGGAGACCAAATCTATTTCTACATAGGACGATTTAACAAAGGCTATATCCAAAAGCAGCTCATCTCACAAAGGCGCAAGCTAGCCCTTGCCCACTTGCTATTGCAAAAATACGGGTGGAGTATCATTTTTATACAGCGATATATGTATGGTATGCGCACTATTATCCCTATCAGCATAGGCATCACGCGCTACAACGCACTAAAATTCGCGCTCATAAACCTGCTAAGTGCTTGGATATGGGCAGCTATCACTATTACCATAGCGTGGCTTTTGGGCGAGCAGATTTTGGAAATATTGCAAGTTTTTAAAAGCCACCCCTATATTTTTATATGTCTTGCAGGAGCGTTTTTGGGTGGTGTGCTGTGGTTTTTCAACTCCCGCACACGCAAAATCGACACTCAAATAGACAAACTCCAAAAGCAACTCCAAAGCAAAGACACAAAAAACGCAAAATCTTAG
- the apt gene encoding adenine phosphoribosyltransferase — MPNTHTTQTPLLQDLQDKLKSSLRSIPDYPKKGIMFRDITTILGNAECFRQLIDFLCARYKDRGLTHIVGIESRGFVFGSALAYALGIGFVPIRKKGKLPCKTYQKDYALEYGTDTLEIHTDAFKAYPPTSISEYKSALVLLVDDLLATGGTANASIQLVKQAGGEVIESCFLIALKSEFSPKLESPSFVLLDL, encoded by the coding sequence ATGCCAAATACACACACCACCCAGACCCCCTTACTACAAGACTTGCAAGATAAGCTAAAATCTAGCTTGCGCTCTATCCCAGACTACCCCAAAAAAGGCATAATGTTCCGTGATATTACTACGATTTTGGGCAATGCAGAGTGCTTTAGGCAGCTTATTGATTTTTTGTGCGCTCGCTACAAAGATAGAGGGCTTACTCACATTGTCGGCATAGAATCTAGGGGCTTTGTATTTGGCAGTGCGCTAGCCTACGCGCTAGGGATTGGGTTTGTCCCTATCCGCAAAAAAGGCAAACTCCCTTGCAAAACCTACCAAAAAGACTACGCCCTAGAATACGGCACAGACACACTAGAAATCCACACCGATGCCTTTAAGGCATATCCTCCCACTAGCATTAGCGAATACAAATCAGCACTTGTGCTACTTGTAGATGATTTGCTAGCTACAGGTGGCACAGCAAACGCAAGCATACAGCTTGTAAAGCAAGCAGGTGGCGAAGTGATAGAATCCTGCTTTTTAATCGCGCTAAAAAGTGAATTTAGTCCTAAGCTAGAATCTCCTAGCTTTGTCCTGCTTGATTTATAG
- the rpiB gene encoding ribose 5-phosphate isomerase B yields the protein MQECTIYIASDHAGFGLKEFIKDYFSAKGEVLIDLGVDSPNRADYADLAQKLCKKMLECEQENQKKYGILVCGSGIGMSISANRFVGIRAALCTSAYMAHITRAHNDANVLCLGARLSGEGEVESILEAFFTSEFEGGRHSQRVAKIEDFDK from the coding sequence ATGCAAGAGTGCACAATCTATATCGCTTCAGACCACGCAGGATTTGGACTAAAAGAGTTTATCAAAGACTACTTTAGCGCAAAAGGTGAAGTGCTTATTGACTTAGGCGTAGATAGTCCTAATCGCGCAGATTATGCAGATTTGGCACAAAAGCTGTGCAAAAAAATGCTAGAATGCGAGCAAGAAAATCAAAAAAAATATGGGATTTTGGTGTGTGGTAGCGGGATAGGTATGAGCATAAGCGCGAATCGCTTTGTAGGGATTCGCGCCGCACTTTGCACAAGCGCGTATATGGCGCATATCACGCGAGCGCACAATGACGCAAATGTGCTGTGTCTAGGTGCTAGACTAAGTGGGGAGGGTGAAGTAGAGTCGATTTTGGAAGCGTTTTTTACAAGCGAGTTTGAGGGAGGGAGGCACTCACAGCGCGTAGCCAAAATCGAGGATTTTGACAAATAA
- a CDS encoding site-2 protease family protein, giving the protein MDFSYFSHFFDSFDSVEKSLQISASVCALLVGIIGHEIMHGLVAYHYGDDTAKREDRLSINPIKHIDLLGSVILPSILLFTNAPFLFGWAKPVPVNIPLIIAHRGYGAACGVALAGVSYNLALALLASLLLFSGAFDEIDGILLLSIAFFLIATIKYNVILCVFNLLPIPPLDGSQVLLFGALKFRLIALARFLQTIAPFGMFIIIGILFVPYLANVIFYPAKILLMFLLGG; this is encoded by the coding sequence ATGGATTTTTCTTATTTTTCTCATTTTTTTGATTCCTTTGATTCTGTGGAAAAGTCCTTGCAAATATCCGCAAGTGTATGCGCTCTTTTGGTGGGGATAATAGGACACGAGATTATGCACGGACTTGTGGCATATCATTATGGCGATGACACCGCTAAGCGTGAGGACAGACTATCGATAAACCCCATAAAGCACATAGATTTGCTCGGTAGTGTGATTTTACCCTCTATCTTGCTTTTTACAAACGCTCCATTTCTATTTGGCTGGGCAAAGCCCGTGCCTGTAAATATCCCCCTCATCATCGCTCATCGTGGATATGGCGCGGCTTGTGGTGTCGCCCTTGCAGGAGTTAGCTACAATCTAGCCCTAGCACTACTTGCTTCTTTGCTACTTTTTAGTGGAGCTTTTGATGAGATAGATGGGATTTTACTCCTAAGCATAGCATTTTTTCTCATCGCCACTATCAAATACAATGTCATACTATGCGTTTTCAACCTCCTACCAATCCCACCACTAGATGGCTCACAAGTGCTTCTTTTTGGTGCACTAAAGTTTAGGCTTATCGCACTTGCCAGATTTTTGCAAACAATCGCACCATTTGGTATGTTTATCATCATTGGCATATTATTTGTGCCTTATTTGGCAAATGTTATATTTTATCCTGCTAAAATTTTGCTTATGTTTCTACTTGGTGGCTGA
- the ftsZ gene encoding cell division protein FtsZ — protein MADIDIKEIQEITPQNGPKITIIGVGGGGSNMVTDLYNQGAHEDLKIIIANTDVQALNASSVPLKIQLGAKTTSGLGAGADDEVGEKAAQESRDEIRKSLEGSDMVIICVGLGGGTGTGAAPVVAKIAKELGSLTVLIATKPFLRENKPRQRRAESGLESLSKICDSFIVVPNQKILSVISKNTGAKEAYTLINKVLINAANGLSSVILNNGADDINVDFADIKKTISGQGLALMSIGEASGDNACIDAVRNAINSPLLDNLSIANAKGAIVCYDINPNYPLLNLDEATQFIREAINNEEAEVIEGTHYDEGKKDDFVRVTIIATGFSKPITSSLHNESTTATNATNSTKEATTTKKEPQNEFDLSQLLLVSGGDIEAIDLDKPTFMRHQKD, from the coding sequence ATGGCAGACATAGACATCAAAGAAATCCAAGAAATCACTCCTCAGAATGGACCAAAAATCACCATAATCGGCGTAGGTGGTGGTGGCTCAAATATGGTTACAGATTTGTATAATCAAGGCGCACACGAAGACTTGAAAATCATCATAGCAAATACCGATGTGCAAGCCCTAAACGCCTCTTCTGTGCCACTAAAAATCCAGCTAGGTGCAAAAACCACTTCAGGGCTAGGTGCAGGCGCAGATGATGAAGTTGGCGAAAAAGCCGCACAAGAAAGCAGAGATGAGATTAGGAAAAGTTTGGAGGGCTCTGATATGGTTATCATCTGTGTAGGGCTTGGCGGTGGCACAGGCACAGGTGCAGCACCTGTGGTAGCCAAAATCGCAAAAGAGCTTGGCTCACTTACAGTTCTTATCGCTACTAAGCCATTTTTGCGTGAGAACAAACCTCGCCAAAGACGCGCAGAATCTGGGCTAGAATCCCTTAGCAAAATCTGTGATTCTTTCATAGTCGTGCCAAATCAAAAAATCCTCTCTGTCATCAGTAAAAACACAGGTGCAAAAGAGGCCTATACCCTCATAAACAAAGTCCTTATAAACGCTGCAAATGGACTATCTAGCGTAATCCTAAATAATGGCGCAGATGATATAAATGTGGATTTTGCCGACATAAAAAAGACTATAAGCGGGCAAGGACTAGCCCTTATGAGTATCGGCGAAGCAAGCGGGGATAATGCCTGCATAGACGCCGTGCGCAACGCGATAAACTCCCCCCTGCTTGACAACCTCTCCATAGCAAATGCCAAAGGTGCGATAGTCTGCTATGACATAAACCCAAACTATCCACTGCTAAACCTTGATGAAGCGACTCAATTCATAAGAGAAGCTATCAACAATGAGGAAGCAGAAGTGATTGAGGGCACACACTATGATGAGGGCAAGAAAGATGATTTTGTCCGCGTAACAATCATTGCCACAGGATTTTCAAAGCCCATAACCTCAAGCCTACATAACGAATCAACAACCGCCACAAATGCGACAAATTCTACAAAGGAAGCCACAACTACAAAAAAAGAACCGCAAAATGAATTTGATTTGAGTCAATTATTGCTTGTAAGCGGTGGCGACATAGAAGCAATAGATTTAGATAAGCCTACATTTATGAGGCATCAAAAAGACTAA
- the ftsA gene encoding cell division protein FtsA, with product MGRHILGIDIGSSKICAVIADVKEDNTPYIIGMGNQRSQGVRKGLIVNIELASKAIKSAIDYAKSQAETDMLNKAIVSVSGAYTRSLQSSGVYNIEEGEITIKEIGKAIANAVYNTPHPGIPPDFEILHVLPYRFKLDGQDYIQDPMGMTGSRLEVFVHIVIAQKSSLENLKKTIHLAGVEIENLVLSSYAASISVLSDDEKELGVACIDMGGNTCEIMVHEGNAMRFNSYLGVGSHNITTDLAMGLNTKPAAAEEVKITYGNLISNEEDRRIEVPSVGADEGVHFASLNKAQEVMRQRVVETFGILRQYIEKSGLRDSLGAGIVLTGGMIQLNGIKDIASKLIFQKIPTRISKPIEMPGLFDELRNPAYAAVLGLIWYGAGKYTNYEKDSKGNICYKESRRLEEVNEIPSFHPQGGYGAYEGVSIRSTDLTDLKEDLLEDKERRTIQEQYRMQKKGGFWEKTKSRITDFADKLF from the coding sequence TTGGGACGACATATATTAGGCATTGACATAGGCTCTAGCAAGATTTGCGCCGTCATAGCCGATGTCAAGGAGGACAACACCCCATATATCATCGGTATGGGTAATCAACGCTCGCAAGGTGTAAGAAAAGGGCTTATCGTAAATATTGAGCTAGCCAGCAAAGCGATAAAATCAGCCATAGACTATGCCAAAAGTCAAGCTGAAACAGATATGCTAAACAAAGCTATCGTGTCCGTTTCGGGCGCATACACTAGGAGCTTGCAAAGCTCTGGCGTGTATAACATAGAAGAGGGGGAAATCACCATAAAAGAGATTGGCAAAGCAATAGCAAACGCCGTGTATAACACTCCCCACCCCGGAATCCCACCAGATTTTGAGATTTTGCATGTCTTGCCCTATCGCTTCAAGCTCGATGGACAAGACTATATCCAAGACCCTATGGGTATGACAGGTAGTCGCTTAGAAGTGTTTGTCCATATCGTAATAGCACAAAAATCCAGCCTAGAAAATCTCAAAAAAACCATTCATCTAGCAGGTGTTGAGATAGAAAATCTTGTGCTTTCTAGCTATGCAGCTTCTATCAGCGTGCTAAGCGATGATGAAAAAGAGCTAGGTGTAGCCTGCATTGATATGGGTGGTAATACTTGTGAGATTATGGTGCACGAGGGCAATGCTATGCGGTTTAATAGCTACTTAGGCGTAGGCTCGCACAACATAACCACAGACTTAGCTATGGGGCTAAACACCAAGCCAGCCGCTGCTGAAGAAGTCAAAATCACTTATGGAAATCTCATATCCAATGAGGAGGATAGACGCATAGAAGTGCCATCTGTGGGTGCTGATGAGGGAGTGCACTTTGCCTCGCTTAACAAAGCTCAAGAAGTGATGAGACAGCGCGTAGTAGAGACTTTTGGCATACTAAGACAATACATCGAAAAAAGCGGACTTAGAGATAGTCTAGGAGCGGGCATAGTCCTAACAGGCGGAATGATACAACTAAATGGTATAAAAGACATTGCAAGCAAGTTGATTTTTCAAAAAATCCCAACACGCATTTCTAAGCCCATAGAGATGCCCGGTCTTTTTGATGAATTGCGCAATCCAGCGTATGCGGCGGTTCTTGGGCTTATATGGTATGGAGCGGGCAAATACACCAACTACGAAAAAGACTCTAAAGGAAATATCTGCTACAAAGAATCTAGGAGATTAGAAGAAGTCAATGAAATCCCCTCATTTCACCCGCAAGGTGGCTATGGTGCTTATGAGGGCGTGAGTATAAGAAGCACGGATTTAACGGACTTAAAGGAGGATTTACTTGAGGACAAAGAAAGGCGCACTATACAAGAACAATACCGAATGCAAAAAAAAGGTGGCTTTTGGGAAAAAACAAAAAGTCGCATAACAGATTTTGCAGATAAACTATTCTAA
- a CDS encoding peptidylprolyl isomerase — translation MIEWMQKHRKWLVVTIWISAIAFIGAGGVMWGTADYSLGADSVAKVGKISISKSEFSTTYQQAFQMELQKRGGNFDEAQAQSINLQGQVLENLISNALIRNYALELGLRISDEEVMNVIKSIEFFHKDGEFSLESYDNYLSQERVSKREFEEQVRNDLLSQKIFVLLFPNLPQNQFEVPNIATPLEKQTLFFALEGIADNVELEVIPASSVSVSVDETSLKKYYEQNAQNYQTAPSYEVLAITTKSAKQPYTDKDLQDFYAKNYIANGENMSDEIKPQVISAYQKQQAKSEALKSTAHLKKANKDSVIDNAQKLVISEDSGEYSEEVLNALKSNGVGTTIKPIELGDDFITLKILAKNPPKTKPYDEVRSQISKEYKAKELNQKLTNLAQSRLSTFKGRNVPVRFSITELNQNQNFSIAGFDFYTSMALLQAIYQAKQNPSYAIIGENAFLFRIASQKVLPFSDSQAIDIIASDRKIDSVLNLVSDFLRSKYTIKRYI, via the coding sequence ATGATTGAGTGGATGCAAAAACATCGTAAATGGCTTGTTGTAACAATTTGGATAAGTGCTATTGCATTCATCGGTGCTGGCGGCGTTATGTGGGGGACTGCGGACTACTCACTTGGCGCGGATTCTGTGGCAAAGGTGGGCAAAATCTCTATTAGCAAAAGCGAATTTTCGACAACTTATCAGCAGGCTTTCCAAATGGAGCTACAAAAAAGAGGCGGGAACTTCGATGAAGCCCAAGCCCAAAGTATCAATCTGCAAGGGCAAGTCCTAGAAAACCTCATATCAAATGCCCTTATCCGCAACTATGCCCTAGAGCTAGGACTTCGCATAAGCGATGAGGAAGTGATGAATGTCATCAAAAGCATTGAGTTTTTCCACAAAGACGGCGAGTTTTCACTAGAATCTTATGATAACTATCTCTCCCAAGAGCGCGTAAGCAAAAGAGAATTTGAAGAGCAAGTGCGCAATGACTTGCTATCTCAAAAAATCTTTGTCCTGCTATTTCCAAATCTCCCCCAAAATCAATTTGAAGTCCCAAATATCGCCACCCCACTAGAAAAGCAAACATTGTTTTTCGCACTAGAGGGCATAGCTGATAATGTCGAGCTAGAAGTTATCCCAGCAAGTAGCGTATCTGTAAGCGTAGATGAAACAAGCCTAAAAAAATACTACGAACAAAACGCGCAAAACTACCAAACCGCCCCAAGCTATGAAGTCCTAGCTATTACCACAAAATCTGCCAAGCAGCCCTACACCGACAAAGATTTGCAAGACTTCTATGCCAAAAACTATATCGCAAATGGCGAGAATATGAGCGATGAGATAAAGCCACAAGTCATAAGTGCCTACCAAAAGCAACAGGCAAAGAGTGAAGCACTAAAATCCACCGCCCATCTAAAAAAGGCAAACAAAGATTCTGTGATAGATAATGCCCAAAAACTAGTTATTTCAGAGGATTCGGGCGAATATAGCGAGGAAGTTTTAAACGCCCTAAAATCAAACGGTGTAGGCACTACTATCAAACCCATTGAGCTAGGAGATGACTTCATCACGCTAAAGATTCTTGCCAAAAATCCCCCAAAGACAAAGCCTTATGATGAAGTGCGCTCACAAATTTCCAAAGAATACAAAGCAAAAGAGCTAAACCAAAAGCTAACAAACCTCGCACAAAGCAGGCTTAGCACATTTAAGGGTAGGAATGTCCCTGTGAGATTTTCTATCACCGAGCTAAATCAAAATCAAAATTTCAGCATAGCAGGATTTGATTTTTACACTTCTATGGCGTTGTTGCAAGCGATTTATCAAGCCAAGCAAAATCCAAGCTACGCTATCATCGGGGAAAATGCGTTTTTGTTCCGCATTGCTAGCCAAAAGGTATTGCCTTTTAGCGATTCTCAAGCCATAGATATAATCGCAAGCGATAGAAAAATTGATTCCGTGTTAAATCTCGTATCAGATTTTTTGCGAAGTAAATACACCATAAAGCGTTATATTTAG
- a CDS encoding YceI family protein, with protein MTHFLSHSDFCSGFCNRLYNGLQTYLTHLKCVAKPYLSVAIVFGSLLTLGASFVEAKPYKIDKARSNLEFQAVYMLINKTKGNFSTYNGNVDFDEKSRTLKVLNGEMEMKSIDTKNQKRDDHLRQDFLNVEKFPTGKFVMKSVKGHKLTADLTLRGVTKSVVFDYELNGPVEDPMKQKKFINIELKGKVNRKDFGIESDSTFEATLKDEIEIYIEIGAHESHD; from the coding sequence ATGACACACTTCCTATCTCACAGCGACTTTTGCAGTGGCTTTTGCAATCGTTTGTATAACGGCTTGCAAACTTACCTTACCCACCTCAAATGCGTAGCAAAACCTTACCTAAGCGTAGCTATCGTATTTGGCTCACTTCTCACGCTAGGTGCTTCTTTTGTCGAAGCAAAACCATACAAAATCGATAAGGCGCGCTCAAATCTTGAATTTCAAGCAGTGTATATGCTGATAAACAAGACAAAAGGGAATTTTAGCACTTATAATGGCAATGTGGATTTTGATGAAAAATCAAGGACACTAAAAGTGCTAAATGGCGAAATGGAAATGAAATCTATTGATACCAAAAATCAAAAACGCGATGACCATTTACGCCAAGATTTTCTAAATGTCGAAAAATTCCCCACAGGTAAATTTGTGATGAAATCTGTCAAAGGGCACAAGCTAACTGCAGATTTGACACTTCGTGGCGTTACAAAATCTGTCGTGTTTGACTATGAGCTAAATGGACCCGTAGAAGACCCGATGAAGCAAAAAAAGTTCATCAACATTGAGCTAAAAGGCAAGGTTAATCGCAAGGATTTCGGCATAGAAAGCGATAGCACCTTTGAAGCAACGCTCAAAGATGAAATCGAAATATATATCGAAATCGGCGCACACGAAAGCCACGACTAA
- a CDS encoding YceI family protein produces the protein MSNIPHTKTLANARGFSSLLSKTLLFGSVIALSMGIANAAPYAVDKAHSSVGFSLSHMVISEVKGAFNEFDGSIDFDPAKKTLTALKGEINTKSVDTNNKGRDEHLRKPDFFDVKKFPKATLEMKSIKGKKLTADITIRGITKPVVFDYEVKGPVENEHSKKQMIAIKLEGKLNRKDFEVGKDTSNASVGEEVKVSIQIEAQAQ, from the coding sequence ATGTCAAACATTCCACACACAAAAACACTTGCAAATGCAAGAGGATTTTCTAGCTTACTAAGCAAGACACTGCTTTTTGGCTCTGTTATCGCGCTAAGTATGGGCATAGCAAATGCTGCTCCTTATGCGGTGGATAAAGCACACTCAAGCGTAGGCTTTAGCCTATCACATATGGTAATTAGTGAAGTCAAAGGCGCGTTTAATGAGTTTGATGGAAGCATTGATTTTGACCCTGCCAAAAAAACTCTAACTGCACTAAAAGGCGAGATAAACACCAAAAGTGTAGATACAAACAACAAAGGGCGTGATGAGCATCTAAGAAAGCCAGATTTTTTTGATGTCAAAAAATTCCCAAAAGCTACACTTGAGATGAAATCTATAAAGGGCAAAAAACTTACCGCAGATATAACAATCCGTGGGATAACAAAGCCTGTCGTCTTTGACTATGAGGTAAAAGGACCTGTGGAAAATGAGCACAGCAAAAAACAAATGATTGCTATCAAGCTAGAGGGCAAACTAAACAGAAAAGACTTTGAAGTGGGCAAAGACACCTCTAATGCAAGTGTCGGCGAAGAAGTCAAAGTAAGTATCCAAATCGAAGCTCAAGCACAATAG
- the tsaD gene encoding tRNA (adenosine(37)-N6)-threonylcarbamoyltransferase complex transferase subunit TsaD — protein MPTKKTNKAKQNPQQISQNPQDLAQKLTQNSLDSASSKASKNLILSIESSCDDSSLALTDIDTYALIYHRKISQERAHNLYGGVVPEIASRLHCESLPLVLADMKAFLSGGGEISRESDSCENDLCEDLRGKNPFGAIRAIAITTQPGLSVSLLQGLMMAKTLCASLNVPIISVNHLIGHFYSLFIGKSYATMPMSVLLVSGGHTQILEANRADEFVVVASSKDDSFGECFDKVAKMLNLGYPGGSIIEQYAKKHEKIAKSKEANAKNSLNQGDDLCDLSPLPLPLKSSKELAFSFSGLKNATRLLIQSFLDSHASGATSDTKSSTRTKSSLDFASSHTSSPARTLDRENILSEREIAHICASFQEAAISHICDKLTRYFVQKLEQNQPVQTLGIVGGASANLALRSAILDICERYGANLILAPLEFCSDNAAMIGRAGIEEYLAGNFSDVNSLEISPRNECPHLKIMT, from the coding sequence ATGCCTACAAAAAAAACAAATAAAGCAAAGCAAAATCCACAACAAATCTCACAAAATCCACAGGATTTGGCACAAAAACTTACGCAAAATTCTTTAGATTCTGCTTCAAGCAAGGCTAGCAAAAATCTAATTCTAAGCATAGAGAGTAGCTGTGATGATAGCTCTCTAGCCCTAACTGACATAGACACTTACGCCCTCATCTATCATCGCAAAATCTCCCAAGAACGCGCGCATAATCTCTATGGTGGCGTAGTCCCAGAGATTGCTTCAAGGCTACATTGCGAGTCTTTACCACTTGTGCTAGCAGATATGAAAGCATTTTTATCAGGCGGGGGCGAAATTTCGCGCGAAAGTGATTCGTGCGAAAATGATTTGTGCGAGGATTTGCGTGGTAAGAATCCATTTGGTGCGATTAGGGCTATTGCTATCACTACGCAACCCGGACTATCTGTAAGCCTGCTTCAAGGGCTAATGATGGCAAAAACGCTATGTGCTAGCCTAAATGTCCCCATAATCAGCGTAAATCACTTAATCGGGCATTTCTACTCGCTTTTTATAGGCAAAAGCTATGCTACGATGCCGATGAGTGTGCTACTTGTATCAGGTGGGCATACACAGATTTTGGAAGCAAATCGTGCCGATGAATTTGTCGTAGTGGCAAGTAGCAAAGATGATAGTTTCGGGGAGTGCTTTGACAAAGTCGCAAAGATGCTAAATCTTGGCTATCCGGGGGGAAGTATCATAGAGCAATACGCCAAAAAACACGAAAAAATCGCAAAATCAAAAGAAGCAAATGCAAAAAACAGCTTGAATCAAGGCGATGATTTGTGCGATTTGTCCCCACTGCCTCTGCCACTAAAATCTAGCAAAGAACTAGCCTTTAGCTTTTCAGGGCTAAAAAACGCTACGAGGCTACTTATCCAGTCGTTTTTGGACTCTCACGCTAGTGGCGCAACAAGCGACACAAAATCAAGCACAAGAACAAAATCTAGCTTGGATTTTGCTTCAAGCCATACTTCAAGTCCTGCTCGCACGCTAGATAGAGAGAATATCCTTAGCGAGCGTGAGATAGCTCATATCTGTGCTTCTTTCCAAGAGGCTGCTATATCTCATATTTGCGATAAGCTCACGCGCTATTTTGTGCAAAAGCTGGAGCAAAATCAGCCTGTGCAAACGCTAGGAATCGTAGGCGGTGCAAGTGCGAATCTAGCATTGCGAAGCGCGATTTTGGATATTTGTGAGAGATATGGGGCAAATCTTATCCTAGCTCCACTTGAGTTTTGCTCTGATAATGCTGCGATGATAGGCAGAGCGGGCATAGAGGAATATCTAGCGGGGAATTTTAGCGATGTTAATTCTTTGGAGATTTCCCCGCGCAATGAATGCCCTCATCTAAAGATTATGACTTAA
- a CDS encoding thioredoxin family protein: MIKATKQDFASKIADGLCVIEMSASWCPDCVRIKPIMEDLEARYPSVRFVLLDFDSNIELKEELEIYKIPTLIFYKNGKEVGERLIEPSSKIPIQNALEALCKD; encoded by the coding sequence ATGATAAAAGCAACAAAACAAGATTTTGCTAGCAAAATCGCAGATGGACTTTGTGTGATAGAGATGAGTGCGAGTTGGTGTCCTGATTGTGTGAGGATTAAGCCTATTATGGAGGATTTGGAAGCGCGCTATCCTAGCGTGCGCTTTGTGCTACTAGATTTTGATAGCAATATAGAGCTAAAAGAGGAGCTAGAGATTTATAAAATCCCTACGCTGATTTTTTATAAAAATGGCAAGGAAGTGGGCGAGCGACTTATCGAGCCAAGTAGCAAAATCCCTATCCAAAACGCACTTGAAGCATTGTGTAAGGATTAG